Below is a genomic region from Halobacterium sp. CBA1132.
CGTGTCTCGGGTCGCGCTCAGCGTGTCGTCCTCGCGGGCCACGTTGTAGTCCCGTTCCAGAATTTCGGCAGCCCGTTCGAGGAACGCGTCGTAGGCTTCGGCGTCCTCGAACGCGACGGGGCCGGCGAGCCGGTTGCCGTTCTCCTCGGTGGCGTACGCGAGCGCGGTTTCAGCGGCCGCGTCGACGGTCGCCTCGGAGTCGGTCGCGTGGACTGCGTCGAGCAGGTCGGCTGGGAGGTCTACGACTGTGTAGTCGCCGTCGTAATCCGTAGCGCGCTCGCCGAACCGGAGGCCGTCGTCCACGGGGCGGACGTGGTCTTCGACACTCTGCACGAGGGCCAGCGGGACGCCGTCGGTCTCTCTGACCCACGTTTCGCTGACGACGCGGTGGCCCGCCGCCGAGACGACACGCTCGACGACGGGCTTGTCGCCATCGACCACCGCGTGTTCGGCGCCGCTCGCTTCGAACATTCGGTCGACGACCTCGCGGTGGGCTTCTGGGTCGCCGAGGCCGTCGAGACACCAGTCGGCGGCGACATGGCCGACGCCCCAGTCGGTCTCCCTGACGATGCGTGTGGGGCGGGGCGCGTAGTGGCCGCCCCCGAACGCGACGAGCGCGCGGTCGGAGCGCGCGTCGACGCCGCGGAGGTCGATAACGGCCTGCGCGACCGCTCGGGCGCCCTCGGGGTCGTCCCACTGTTCCTCGTCGCTGCCGAGTTCCACGAACATCGACGGCGCGCTCACCTCGGTCGGACCGTGGTGCGTGCACTCCATACCGACCTCGTAGCCGTCGGGAGCATGCTCGCGGAGCGCGTCAACGACCTCGCGGTGAGCGTTCGGGCAGGCGTCCGCGAGCGCGCGGTCCTCGCCGCCGTACTCCGCGTCGCCGAAGTTCCCGGTGTGGTGAGCAGTCAACAGCGCGCCGGTGTCGCCGGCGTGCCGAGAGACCACCACCACGTAGTCGGGGTCGTCGAACGCCGCCGCCGGGTCCTCGATGTCGATGTGGAGGTCGTCGAACTCCCGCAACTCGAAGCCGTCCGCGCGGTAGACGCCCGCGTCGGTCTGCTCGAAGTCGCCGAGGTCCAGCAGGTGTTCGCCGATGTGTTCGGACGCGCTGTCGGCGCGGCTCACGACGATTCCAATCACGGTCCCGTCTACTCGCCGGTTCGTAAAACGACTGCCGTTCCCCGCCGAACCCGCCGGCGTCAGTCGGCGCTCGCGCCGAACGCCGAGCGCGCGCCCCGGATGGTGACCTTGACGAGTCGAGCGACGGACTCGCGGCGCTGCACGAGCAACACGGCGGCGAGCGCGAGGTAGACGGCGGTGTACACGTACAGCATGAGGATACTGATTTCGGTGGCGCGCGGTTCAGCGACCAATCGGATAACCGCGAACTCGGCGAACACCTGCGTGAGGAACAACACGAGCAGCGTGATGCCCTCCCAGACGGCGATGTTGAGGTTCGCGAGGATGGCGATGGCGAAGAGGCTCTGCGCGGCGGTGATCCAGATTTCGGCCGCCTGCTTCTCGTCGAACGGGAGCGTCGCGACACTCCCGTACGCGATGCTGTAGACGACGGCGAGCGTGCCGACGAGCAGCGTCCACTGGTTGAGCTTCGAGGAGATGAGCGCGTTGAACCCGGCCGTCGAGCGCGCCTTGTTAACGAGGTAGATGACGACGATGAGTTCGGGGGCTTCGGAGGCCAGTGGCGCAATCCACTGAATCATGAAGAACGCCGGGATGCCGGCGCTCTCGCCGAGCACTTCGAGGCCGTGCGCGAACGGGTGGACGGCGGTGTAGATGACCGCGCCGGAGAACGCGAACAGGCCGAGTACAGTGGCGACGCGGATTGGTCGCCGGAATCCTTGGAGGTACGCGGGAACGCCGACGTGTTCGGTGTCGTGGGAGACATCGCCGCGGA
It encodes:
- a CDS encoding sodium:calcium antiporter translates to MLREKVRHPLAALAVAALLTAPWVGIFLTGGPDAYGLGEPVTVAISGIAVLGAAFLLAWGAETAEKDVPPAFAIAVLAVLAVAPEYAVDALYAWTAGANAGTARGIEAANLAVANMTGANRILIGLGWSGVALFTVYKARSSKDPAVEQRGGLRSVVNLDPAIATEITFLLAATLYAFLVPLRGGIDILDTVVLVGLFATYIAIIIRGDVSHDTEHVGVPAYLQGFRRPIRVATVLGLFAFSGAVIYTAVHPFAHGLEVLGESAGIPAFFMIQWIAPLASEAPELIVVIYLVNKARSTAGFNALISSKLNQWTLLVGTLAVVYSIAYGSVATLPFDEKQAAEIWITAAQSLFAIAILANLNIAVWEGITLLVLFLTQVFAEFAVIRLVAEPRATEISILMLYVYTAVYLALAAVLLVQRRESVARLVKVTIRGARSAFGASAD
- a CDS encoding D-aminoacyl-tRNA deacylase, whose translation is MIGIVVSRADSASEHIGEHLLDLGDFEQTDAGVYRADGFELREFDDLHIDIEDPAAAFDDPDYVVVVSRHAGDTGALLTAHHTGNFGDAEYGGEDRALADACPNAHREVVDALREHAPDGYEVGMECTHHGPTEVSAPSMFVELGSDEEQWDDPEGARAVAQAVIDLRGVDARSDRALVAFGGGHYAPRPTRIVRETDWGVGHVAADWCLDGLGDPEAHREVVDRMFEASGAEHAVVDGDKPVVERVVSAAGHRVVSETWVRETDGVPLALVQSVEDHVRPVDDGLRFGERATDYDGDYTVVDLPADLLDAVHATDSEATVDAAAETALAYATEENGNRLAGPVAFEDAEAYDAFLERAAEILERDYNVAREDDTLSATRDTFDPAAASDLGVPEGPKFGRLAAGEPVDVDGAEIRPSEVTRTETTSVSVGLRERTRERVRRASDTEGKGN